One Janthinobacterium sp. TB1-E2 genomic region harbors:
- a CDS encoding ABC transporter ATP-binding protein — MQPAVEFRSISKHFGHVKANADVSFSIAKGSIHGLVGENGAGKSTLMSILYGYYRADGGEILLDGKVQPIRNSQEAINLGIGMVHQHFMLVENFTVLDNIMLGTEGGFRLASHRTEAEAKLREICARYRLDVDPLAKIEDLSVGAQQRVEILKQIYRSANILILDEPTAVLTAQETASLFEILRLFKEQGKTIILITHKLQEILEITDNVTVMRGGTVVGAVATAGTSKEELANMMVGRPIQSHLPRAPYNPGATVLEVDGLQLADDQQVKLLADIGFNLRAGEIVAIAGVSGNGQSELLEILSGMRLPTSGKLRFLDKDLPFAKRHDADGLPLAFRDLGIAHIPEDRLRDGVVKNFSVMQNTILGYQDHLKNRWGLFNFKAIGARCAELLKTFDVRPANPDLRIGLLSGGNQQKVVIAREVLAKPKLMLVGQPTRGVDIGTIESIHTQLLALRDAGVAILLVSVELEEVRALADRILVMCGGRITGELKIEEFDTTRIGLLMGGMHKS; from the coding sequence ATGCAGCCAGCAGTAGAATTTCGCAGCATTTCCAAGCATTTTGGACATGTGAAGGCGAACGCCGACGTCAGCTTCTCCATCGCCAAGGGCAGTATCCATGGCCTGGTGGGGGAAAATGGCGCCGGCAAATCGACCTTGATGAGCATCCTGTACGGGTATTACCGTGCCGACGGCGGGGAAATCCTGCTAGACGGGAAAGTACAGCCTATCCGCAACAGCCAGGAAGCGATCAACCTCGGCATCGGCATGGTGCACCAGCACTTCATGCTGGTCGAGAACTTCACCGTCCTCGACAATATCATGCTGGGCACGGAAGGCGGTTTTCGCCTGGCCAGCCACCGCACGGAAGCGGAAGCGAAATTGCGCGAGATCTGCGCGCGCTACCGCCTCGACGTCGACCCGCTGGCGAAGATCGAAGACTTGTCCGTTGGCGCGCAGCAGCGCGTGGAAATCCTCAAGCAGATTTACCGCAGCGCCAATATCCTGATCCTCGACGAGCCGACGGCTGTGCTGACGGCCCAGGAAACGGCGTCGCTGTTTGAAATCCTGCGCCTGTTCAAGGAGCAGGGCAAGACCATCATCCTGATCACGCACAAGCTGCAAGAGATCCTGGAAATCACCGACAACGTCACCGTCATGCGCGGCGGCACGGTGGTGGGCGCCGTGGCGACCGCCGGCACCTCGAAAGAGGAACTGGCCAACATGATGGTGGGCCGCCCCATCCAGAGCCACTTGCCCCGTGCACCGTACAATCCGGGCGCCACGGTGCTGGAAGTGGACGGTCTGCAACTGGCCGACGATCAGCAAGTCAAATTGCTGGCCGACATAGGCTTCAACTTGCGCGCCGGCGAAATCGTCGCCATCGCGGGGGTCTCTGGCAATGGCCAGAGCGAGTTGCTGGAAATTCTGTCCGGCATGCGTTTGCCGACGTCGGGCAAGCTGCGTTTTCTCGACAAGGACTTGCCGTTTGCCAAGCGCCACGATGCCGACGGCTTGCCGCTGGCCTTCCGCGACCTGGGCATCGCCCACATTCCGGAAGACCGCTTGCGCGACGGCGTGGTAAAGAATTTCTCCGTCATGCAAAACACCATCCTCGGTTACCAGGACCACCTGAAAAACCGCTGGGGCCTGTTCAACTTCAAGGCCATCGGCGCGCGCTGCGCGGAACTGCTGAAGACTTTCGATGTACGTCCGGCCAATCCGGACCTGCGCATCGGCTTGCTGTCGGGCGGCAACCAGCAAAAGGTGGTGATCGCGCGCGAAGTGCTGGCCAAGCCGAAACTGATGCTGGTGGGCCAGCCCACGCGCGGCGTCGACATCGGTACCATCGAAAGCATCCATACGCAATTGCTGGCCCTGCGCGACGCAGGCGTGGCGATCCTGCTGGTGTCCGTCGAACTGGAAGAAGTGCGGGCGCTGGCCGACCGCATCCTCGTCATGTGCGGCGGACGCATCACCGGCGAACTGAAAATTGAAGAATTCGATACCACCCGCATCGGTCTGTTGATGGGGGGAATGCATAAATCATGA